The sequence TCCACCGCCCACAGTTTGTGAAGTGAATAAGTGAAGAATTCCCTCTTCTGCGAGTTGTTCTATTCCCTTTCTGAAACTTTTAAGAGCTCCAGTTTCCACACAGGAAAGAGTGGCAAAAATTTCGGGAGCGAATACAGGAAGAGGTTTAAGATCGGGGACTTTACCGATCGCTAATATATCTCCGATAGAGTATGTGCCCGGATTTACTAGGCCAATAATATCTCCCGGATAAGCTTCATCTACAGTATTCCTATCTTGTCCGAAAAAGGCAAAGGAAGAAGAAAGTTTAACAGCTTTTCCTAATCTTCCGTGGTTTACGTTAAGCCCTCTTTCAAACTTACCTGAACATACACGTAAAAATGCGATCCTATCTCTGTGGGCCTTGTTCATGTTTGCTTGCACCTTGAAGACGAATCCGCTAAAAGGAGTGGTGACCGGATCTAAACGATCTCCATTCTTCAAAGGGAAATATAGCGGAGGAGGTGCTATTTCTAAAAAATGGTCTAGGAATAATTGTATTCCGAAGTTATTCACTGCGGATCCGAAAAATACGGGAGTGATCTTAGAATCTAAAAATTCATCTAAGGAGAATGCGGCGATGCCTTCTTCGACTAGTTCTACTTCTTCCCTAAATTGTTTTAAGACCCAATCCTCGAACATGGAGTCCAGATTTTTATCTTCTACACCGGAACTTTGGAATGCGGATTTTTGGGAACCGCCCGGAGTTTTGTCGTAAGTGTAGATCTTTTTATCCACACGATTATAAACCCCGCTAAAATCCACTCCTGTCCCGATAGGCCATACCATTGGAATGGCAGCAATTCCTAAAACTTTTTCGATCTCGTCCAAGAGCGCAAACATCGTTTTGGTAGGACGGTCCATCTTGTTTACGAATGTAACGATCGGAATTCCGCGGTCCCTACATACTTTGAACAATTTGATTGTTTGGGGCTCTACTCCCTTTCCAGCGTCCAACACCATGACTGCAGTGTCGGCTGCGATCAATGTACGGTATGTATCTTCGGAGAAGTCTTCGTGACCAGGAGTATCTAATAAATTTAATACATGATTTTTATATTCGAATTGTAACGCTGCGGAGGTGATGGAGATCCCTTTCTCTTTTTCCATCTCCATCCAGTCTGAAGTGGCTGCCTTACGGTTTTTACGCGCCTTTACAGCACCCGCAAGTTGGATAGCGCCTCCATACAATAATAGCTTTTCGGTCAAGGTGGTCTTACCTGCGTCCGGATGGGCAATGATTGCGAAGGTTCTCCTACGTTTGGTTTCCTCTTCTATTATATTCTGGCCAATTGCGCTTTCCGACACGGTTCCCCTCTCTAATAGGAAACGTTTTTGGAACGATGGCCCTTGTCAGCATGAAAACAGAGATTAATCTTCACGGATTCGTATTCCTTCGGTAAAACCGGCGTAACCAAAAGGTCTTAATCTTTCGGCCGGTCATTTCTTATAAAGAAACTGGATCACGCTTTTTTCCCCGGAAAACACTTAGGGAGGGAGATTTAGTTCCCTCCCCTTTTTCCCTCTCTAATCCCCCCAGAGTTTTGAGATTGTCGAATCTACCTGTGATGATTTTCTAGACTGTAATAGTTTAACAGTCTATGGAAACCCCTAAAATTAAACATCTTATCTCCTGGCAGGATTGGTCCGACGCAGAAGTCCTAGACCTTCTACAATTTGCAGTCCATGTTAAAAACCATAGGGCAAATTATCTGGGACATATGACCGGTCGAACTCTCGCTATGCTCTTCCAAAAGACAAGCACTCGCACCAGGGTTTCCTTTGAAGTTGCAATGACTGAGATGGGAGGTCATGCGATCTATTTGGATTGGATGACTTCTAACTTTCTTCTTTCCGACATCGACCTGGAGGCAGAATACCTTTCCAGAAACGTATCAGTCATCATGGCTCGGATGAGAAAGCATGAAGAGCTCCTACAGCTTAAATCAGGTTCTCAGGTCCCGGTCATCAACGGATGTTGTAATAAATTCCACCCTTGCCAGTCGCTGGCGGATATTCTGACCATCGTTATGGACAATCCTAAACCGCTTAAGGAACTAAAGCTTACCTATATCGGTGTGCATAACAACGTAGTAAATTCCCTGATCGGTATCACCTCGGCTTTAGGAATGGAACTTACCCTTCTTACCCCGATTGCAGAGACCGAGAACATAGACCAAGAAACAGTGGAAAGAGCTAAGAAGAAAGGTACCATCCAATGGGAGACTGATCTGATTCGTTCCGTAAAAAATGCGGACTATATTTATACGGATACCTGGGTAGATATGGAGTTCTTCAACGATCCTGCATTCGCGGATAAAAAGAAGGAGCGGATGAACCTAATGATGCCTTTCCAGATCAACGAGGCATTACTCAAAGAGACTAAGGCAAAGGTGATGCACGATATGCCGATCCATTCAGGCTACGAAATTACTAGAGAAGTAGTCAGAAGTCCTAGATCCATTATCTTCCAACAAGCGGAGAATCGTTTGGATGCGCAAAAAGCGGTCATCCTACAACTCTTAGAAGCGTAGGTCCTTCCTCCAAAAATCCGTTGCCTGGAAGGCCTTTCCTGAAAACCCTGTTCTGAGACAGCCGAGCTAGGCTAAAATCGCAAAAACTTAAAAGGTACTTGTATGTCCAAATTACCACATCCTAAGGATGCATTATTCGAAGGAGAAAAACCTTTCCCCATCATCCCGGCCTGTGAACATTTTGCCGGTTCTGAAAAACTGATCACTAAAGCTCTGGAGTTACAGAACAAACTCGGCGGTCTTTTCGACATCACAATGGACTGCGAAGACGGAGCTCAAACCGGAAAAGAAAAAGAACATGCGGAAATGATCGTCCGTATCCAAAACTCCGAACTCAATAAACACAATATGAGCGGTGTAAGGATCCACGATTATACCAATTCTTTCTGGAAACAAGATGTAGACATTATCGTTCCAGGCGCAGGAAACAAGATCGCATACATCACCATTCCTAAACCTACCAAAGCTTCCCAAGTGGAAGAAATGATCACCTATATCCAAGGCGCTGCTAAAAAAGCAGGGATCACTAGAGAGATCCCGATCCACGTTTTGATCGAAACTCACGGTGCGCTTGCCGATGTTGATAAGATCGCTGCTCTTCCTTGGATGCAAGTAATCGATTTCGGTCTAATGGACTTTATCTCCGGTCACCACGGAGCAATCCCAGCTTCTTGTATGAAGAGCCCTGGACAATTCGACCACGAATTATTAAGAAGAGCAAAAGCTACTTGTGTGGCTGCGGCACTCGCTCACGGAGTAATTCCTGCTCACAACGTTACTCTTGACCTGAAAAACCAATACCAAACTTACAAAGACGCAAAAAGAGCTCATGACGAGTTCGGATTCCTTCGTATGTGGTCCATCTATCCAACTCAGATCCAAGCGATCTTAGATGCGATGGCGCCTGACTACAGCGAAGTCCAAACTTCTGCTGCTATCCTTGTAAAAGCGCAAGACGCAGAATGGGGACCAATCCAACACGACGGAGATCTTCACGATAGAGCGACTTATCGTTACTTCTGGGAAGTTCTCCAAAAAGCAAAACTTACCGGTATCGCAATTCCGGAAGAAGCTGCAAAAAGATTCTTCTAATCTTTTCGCCTGACTTCAAAACGAAAAAGCCGCAGGATTCATCTTGCGGCTTTTTTTATACACCGGCGAACTTTGTTGTCGGAGTTCTTACAGTTAGCTCCCAGCAACTTAGTGACCTTGTACGAATAATTTTACTTATTAAACTTCTCGTTCAGTTTGCCGATCAATTCAAGCAGACTTCTTTCCAGATATTCCCAACCCTTTTTGTTCATCGGTTCCAAAGGCATTTTTTTTTGTAATTGTTTAAAACGATCGAAGGACTCTCTGGCGAATTCCAAAAAACGTCTAGGTGTGATACCTAATCTGTCGAACTGGCTTTCGTTACGATTGAATAAGTCGGCGATCCTACTCCCGTATTCGCCTTCTAAAAAATAATATCTGAGGTCAGAGAGAGACTCGTCTATGGCCTTGTAAATTTTAGAACCAGGCCCATCTTCCGGTTTTGAGTCACCTGAATTTGCTTTGTCCGATCCTACGATCTTGGAAGCTTTTGCTTTTTCGTTCAAGGCGATCTTTTGTAATTTCTCCCTCATAAGCACGTCAGGGAGAACTGTTTTCTTTTTATCCGCCAATTTTACTGAGGTCCTCAAAGCCGATTGTCCGAATTTTCGGACGGAAACTATTCTATGGACGCATTCAATTTATGTCCAGAAATTTCCGTCCTATACTTGCTATAACAAGATAGACGAAAAAGTTTTAAAAAATTCTTTCATAGCTGCGAGTCCGACCTTTTTAATTTTCTTAATTCACAGTTTTGAAGCCATTCACAGCGAAGACAAAACATATCTTCAGGATTGTAGTCTCCTGGAGGACAAAGATTCGTATTCTCGGCTTGCAGAGGTTCGAGTATATTTGCCTTCTCTTTTGCGTCCGAAATTCCATATAGTTGACTTAACAGTTCTCGATTTTTCCTGATCTGTGTCTCAAATGGGTCCCCTAAATTTTTAGGACGAACGATTACCCTTTCCTGATTTTCCTTAGGCCTTTCCCATCTTCTTACAAAGATCGGGGTTTTGGTCTTTCCTCCGAATTTTTGTAAGCCAAGAAGGCTCAATAGACCGAAGACCGCTCCGCCTAAATGGCCGGAGTTACTCATCATTCCGAAAAAACTCTGAGACATGACTCCACTGGAATGGAATTGAAAAAGATGGTAAGCATCCACGGAAAATCCGAATCCGATCAACACCCAAGGAGCAAATTTTGCCCTCACAGGAGGGAATACAAATCTTGCTTCGGGAAACATCAGACTGAATGCAGCAAGCACTCCAAAAACTCCGCCACTTGCGCCTACTGTAGTGGAATGATAACTATCCCAAATTGAATTTTCCGGAACAAGCCCAGTCTTCCAACCTATATATGAGAAAGACAAAACGAAAAGTCCTCCGCCCAATTGAGAGAGAAGATATACGCTTAAAAATTTCCAACCACCAATGTATCTGCAGAGCCAGAAACCGACAGTGAATAGTCCGAACATATTCATTCCGATATGTAAAATAGAAGAGAAAAAATCGCCTCCTACCACATGCAGGAATCCGTATGTGAACACCTGCCAATACATTTTCTTTTCGATAACAAGGCTTGGGTTTAATCCGAAAAAGTAGGTAATAATTCCTCGGCCACCTTCCATCATTAGAAGAGCCCAAACGAAAATATTGAAGAATAAGACCAGGTTCAGCGGGTGAATCAGCGAGAATCCGAAAAGCTTCGGACCTGAGGTCGGATTTCTCTTTGCCATTATGTAAGGATTAAAGGTACTGGTATCCTAGTCAAGTAGGCAAAGCCGGGGCGGGATCTGCCCCGGTTCGTCCTCATCCGCCGGGGAGTCGGGGATGATTTCAATCACAGTTTTATCATCGAAAAAACGAGAGGCCTGCTTTAGCTCCGGAGAGTAAAAAAATGAAAAAAGAGAACTTAAGGCCGATTTTTTGGGAGAAAGAAGGACTGAAACTTTTAGACCAAAGACAGATCCCAGGCAAGAAAGAATGGTTTACCGCTCAAAACTCCGAGGACGCAATTTTCGCAATAAAAGAAATGGTGGTCCGAGGCGCTCCCGCAATCGCAATCACCGGGTTATTCGGTGCGGTTCTGGAATTCAAAAAATTTTCTAAAAAACCCGATTACCAAGAATTCCAAACCATACTTTCCAAAATACTGGAATCCAGACCGACTGCGGTGAATCTTCGTAGAGCATTCGAGGAACTCTCTTCTATTTTTCCAAAAGAAAAATATGAAAATGTCTCGTTGTCGGAACTCCAACAAAAGTCGGAAGAATTTGCGATCCATGTTTTCGAAGAAGATATCCGGAACAATTTAGAGTTGGCGAAGAACGGTGTAGGCCTTTTCCCTTCTTCTCCTACTAAACTAAAAATTATCACCCATTGTAATACAGGTGCTCTTGCGACCGCTGGACACGGAACCGCACTCGGAGTCATCCGTTCCCTAAAGGAAGCGGGACATGATCTTACTGTATATGCGGACGAGACTCGCCCATATCTACAAGGAGCTAGGCTTACCGCCTGGGAACTCATGGAAGAAGGGATCGAAAATTATCTGATGACGGATAGCATGGCAGGTTGGCTCATGTCTTCCCAGAAGATAGACGCTGTCATCGTAGGCGTGGACAGAGTAGCAGCTAACGGCGATTCTGCGAATAAGATCGGAACGTATCCGTTGGCGGTTTTAGCAAAATACCATGGTGTTCCCTTTTATATCGCAGCCACTGAAAAAAGTTTCGATTTCAAAATTACCGACGGCTCTCAGATCCCGATAGAAATGAGGACCCAAGACGAAGTGACTCGTTTGAATTTCCTAAAAAACGAAAAAGGAGAAGCGATCCTTTCGGAAGGGATCATTGCCCCGGTCGGAGTAAAAGCTCTTAACCCTTCTTTCGACGTAACACCTGCGAATCTGATCAATGCATTTATTACGGAGAAAGGGATCGTTCCCCCGGATAAGATCAAAGAATTTTTCGGCTGATTATTTCTGAGGTTTGATAGCAACCATGGCGGCCTTGTCCTGCCCTGGTTGAAAACGCATCATAAATGCAGATTGGAATTTTTCCACCTTTTCCACCTGCCTTCTGTATTTTACGATACTTCCTTTATAGGCCCCTTTTCGGACCACAAGTTGTACTTCGCCGGTATTGAATCTAGAGGATTTTAATACTTCTAGTTTTTGTTTCACAAGCTCTATAAATTTGTTCTGCTTGTTATATTCCTCAAAAACCTTACGGTAACCTTCTTTTTTATCTTCAGGGATCTGCCCTCTGGATCTATGGACCATTTGTTTGATCTGTTGCACTTTAGGAAGGACCTTCTCAATCTCCTTCTCCGCAACTTGAAGACGTTTGGTAAGATCTTGGAAACTTTTCTCATTTCTAAAATGGAATCCCAACTCCACTGTCACATCAAGTTCCGCTTGAGAACCTAAAGTAGCGCAGGTCAAACCCATATAAGTAGATACGGTAGAAGAAACCAAGTTACCGCTGGACCCATTCAGGATCACATTACCTAGAGAATGGATCTTGGAGTTCAAAATAAAACCTTCTACAATGACGTCTCCGTCTACTTCTATCTCTGCGTTCTCTATGAACTTAGCATAAAGATGTCCGCCGATCTTGATTACGTTCTTTCCGTCACCTTTGATCCCGCCACTCACTTCTAAGTCGCGTGCGATAGTCAGATCCGAAGTTTCTACGTTTCCTTTTACCATCAGATTCCCTTGGGTCTTGATGGAGGTGGCGGCTTCTACATCACCTTTTACTAAAACGTTTCCGTCGTAATTGATGTTTCCGGTTCCGAGTCCCACGTTGGAGTCGATCTGCAATTCTTGGGAAACGGTGATAGAAGATTCAGTGGAGAAGATCGCACCGTTACAAGTAGCGAAATATTCTACTAAAGGTTTATTCTCTTGGACCAACCCCTTTTCCTGAACATTCTTACCGATAGTCAGTTTAGGCCTTTTGATAGGAGGAGGAGCAATCGGCTTTCCGAAAACATCCATACCCGGTTTGCCCGGAATCCCTTCGAATAAAGTGGCAAGTTTTTCTCCCGCCTTTACATAAATATATCTTTCAATATTTCTATAATCCGCGTGTCCATCTTCTCCGATCTTAACTCTTTGGGCTTGGGGATGATAGAATTTTACCCAACCGTCCTCTCCTTTTACGGGAGGAAAACCTTGGGCAACCACGAAAGAAATCGGTGAAAAATCCATCCGAGAGGTAGCGGTTTGAAGCTGCTTTAAAGCTCCATAGATATTGTCCCCGATGATACGATCTTGGGAAATATCCTTATTATGAAGATATTCGATAACAATGCTTGTGGAAAGAGCCCTTCCCTTGATCATTCCGGGACGAATCGTTAGATCGGCGCCCAGATTATCCGAACTGACCTTAAGAGAAAATACACTCTCCCAACTTGTCTCTTGATCTGATACACCCGAAGTTTGCTCTGTACTCACAACCATACTACCTAGCTAACAATTCAATAAGAAGTTTCCTCCGCATTTTTTTATCACGGAAGAAATCCTTTCTCGAACCCTTCTGAAAGATCCGAAAAAGATCGTATTTGAACCGGCAAGGTTATTCCTTTTCGCGTTTTTAACTATAAGACCACTATAACCTTTTGCTCCGAATATACAAGGCTTCGAAGCATAAAAAAGACGCAAGAGTCCTATCTCTAAGGACGGAATATTTTCAGAAAATATAACGTAAACAATATTAGAGACCTGAATTTTTTAGAAAAAAACCCCATAGTCCGGCTAGCTTTGGGATCTCACCTAATTGAGTGTAAAAGGGTAAATGGTCCCCATGTGTGATCAATTTAGATCTTAAGATGACTTTCCAGTCCTCCTTACCATTCCCTAAAGAACCGAATAATTGCTCTGATTCCAGCGGAGAGATCACTGGATCGTCCGATCCATGCAATAATGCGATAGGCGCCTTCCAATCCGATAGGAAGTTCTTAGGAGAATTGCGTAAAATGAAGTTAGGCGGCAACACTGAGAAGATAGGCTCTACAAGGCCCATTCTAAATGCCGGATCGGTTTGGATTGAGTATACGAAATCCTTTTCCTTCTGATTTAGCTTTTTTAGAAGTTTGGGGGCCTTCTCCCCTTCTCCCGTTCTTTTTAAACCGTTATCTAGAGCGGCCTCAAAATAGAACTCTTCTAACTTGGAAAGTTTGGGTTCTAACTTGGAAATATAATTATATAGTAAAACATGAACTGCGTAAGGATCCACATCGTAATTGGATAAAATAAACGGAAGAGTCTCCGCAAAGTCGGAATATGTTCCAACAAGTAGAGCGGATTTTAGATTCTTCTGTTCTTCCCTACCTGATAATGCCACCATTCCCATCCCGGCGGAGAAGCTCGCGGACAAGAAGGAAATTGCCTGACCTTCTATTTTTACTATTTCTTGGAATAGGGATCTGATATTCGGAACAGTATCATCCGAGATCTCAAGGCCCTTCACTTCCGTAAGTTCGGGAAGATACACAGTGGCACCGGTATTCTTCAGATGTTTTGCAAGAGTGAGAATTCTGGGATCGTCTATGCCCCGATTACTCATGCCATGTTGAAGGTAGATCACGGGGGAATTTTTTGGACCCGGAAATATTTTTGTTCTGAAAGAAGACTTCTTAGAAACTTTTAATTCTTCCTCCCGGATTGGCGAATCGGGAGAATCTATCATATCTGCGTATTTAAGTAAGAATGGGAGTCCCTGGAAAGAGTATCGAATCATGCAAAGGAAGCCTTTTTATCTATATTAATATTTTTGCATCAGAAGAATGAGGTAGATCCTGCCCAAATATTCTTTGGCATCCTCGTCTTTTAAAAAGTAGATCAGAATGTACTGTCTCAGATTCTCAAGATCGATCGGGACCAATTTGTTGTTCAAATTTTCGGGGGGAAGAATATCTATTTGGAATCTTCCCAATTTCATTTCGGAAATAAGTTCTGCACAGATCTGGTTGGCAAATTCCAACATAATCGAAGCGGCATGGCTTCGGATCGTAGGATCTATATGAAAGGATCTTGCGATCTTAGGTAAAAGTTTGAGTTTAGTATAACCGTCCATTGCAAGAAAAAGCCTACCCTTCGCTTCTCCTTGGAATTCCACAGCAGTACAATTCTCATAACATAATCCTTCGTTCTTAGAAGGACCGAATGCTTCTCGAACAGCATGGACACCCAGGTTTTTTTCCAAAAACTCCGGAAAGATCTGGGAAATTGTAAGTATGAATTTTTCATCCAATAAAGGATCTATGTTCAAAGACATACTAATCGGTTCGGTCCCTCTTCTTTAGAAGAATGTAATGCTTTTTTGGCTCTCGGTTCCCAGTCCGAGTCATCCTTTTTGACCCGAACGGAAGCTCCTATATTTAATCTGGTTTTATCCGGACCTAAAAATTCCATGAGTCCGGAAAGTGAGTTTTGGAATTTGATCCAATCTTCCGCATTGAAGAAAGTAGCGAGTCTATTTTTTCGGATACGATAGATAGGGGAATTTTCTCCGAATCTAGACTTCCACCAATTACCCAAACTTTTAAAATCGGAAACCAAGTCCCCGTCGGACTCGAATTCCATAAAGACCAGGATTTTTGTATCTTGCCCCTCATATTTTTCCCTTTCCAAATGTTGGGAAAATATCGGGTAGGAACTCCAACCTGTCTCTCCGTCCTGAGATTCTCCGGCAAGAACCAGTCCTTCTACAAGTTTATCCAATCTAAAAGAAATTTCATCAAGGGAAAATTCAGAAAGGGAAGAAGTTTGTCTAACTTCTCCCAATGAAAAAGAATCCCACTCCAGTTTCCAAACGATCTCTCCTTCTTTGGGTCCGGAGGCTTTTTTTCTTTCGGATGGGAAAACTGAAATACTTCCAGTCTTACTTGCTACTGTCTGTAGATCTCCTTTGGAGTCATGGAGCAGAACTTCCCAATATTCTTCTATGGATTGGATGGAATCTAAGAAAAATTTTACAGCCTCGTAGGTTTTTCCTCGGACAGGAAAGTAGAAGGACTGGAAAGGAGCTTTTGTCTCCTTGGGAATATCTTCTTTAAAAAGATAGGAAGACTCTTCTTGGGGGATGGTAGGAACACCTTCCTCAAATTTATTCCCGCCGATAGAGGCTTCCTCCCGAACTTCGGGAACTTCTTCTTTTAAAACTGACTGGAAGAATGGAACGCCTTCCTCGGTTTCCTTCTCCTCTCTTCTATCCATTGTAGTATGAACTACGTATCCGAAAAGGGAGAGAAGGCAGAAGGCAATCCCACCCAAGGCCAACACTTCCCCGTCGATCCAGGTGGAAAGAGAAGCGGAGGCGATTGGAAAAACTTCTGAAATTGGAAAAAATTGGGGGAAAAATTGCATTTTGTAAACTTCAGTTCCGTTACTATATGTAACGGGTTTTCCCCGGTCCGGCTCAAACGATTTTTCTATGAAACTCTACTCGGAACTGGCAGAATATTACTTCGATATTGAAAAGAACGCTCGAAAATTCGAGATGGAAACCCAATTTATAGATAGGCTTTTCCGAAAACATAGGGTCCGAAACATTCTGGATCTGGGTTGCGGAACAGGAGAGCATGTCACCCATTTCCAAAGCCTTGGATACAAATCCAGGGGAATAGATTCCTCCATCAAAATGATAGAGGTAGCCAAAAAAAGATATTCCCATTGTAAATTCGAAGTGGGGGCAATGCAGTCCTATAAATCCCAAGAAAAATGGGACGCGATTATCAGTTTATTCGGTTCATTTAATTATTTATTATCTAATGAAGAAGTGGAAGCGGCACTCAAAAATCTGGAGCAGAACTTAAAACCGGCAGGCATAGCAGTTTTAGAAGTTTGGAATGCGGAACCTCTTAGAAAAATCAAAAGAAAAGCGATCGGTCCCGTGGCTCAGATCAAAGCCAAAAATACTACCATCCAGAGAAACAGAGGATTTCGTCTAGTCAGAGCTGACCAGTCCACTGTAGTCGAAGTAAATTATATTTATAATCTAAACGCAAAAGAGATCAAGGATAAACACCTGATGAGAGCCTACTTTTTGGTAGAACTCCAAAGAATGCTCGCAAAACACAGGATGGAGATCCTACATGTATACTCCAATTATAACGAATTAAAATTCAAAAGTAACGCAAGTAGAATGATCCTAGTTCTTAAGAAAAAGAGCGGTTAAGTAAGCCGCAGAGGTTAAAAGAGCGGCAGAGTTTTTGGCACGCAGAGCCGCAGAGCCGCAGAGCCGCAGAGCCGCAGAGCCGCGGAGACGCGAAGGGATGTTTTGGAAGTAGAACGTTGGAATTCCTACCAAGCATCCTCCCCTATCTCTCTGCGACTTTGCGTCTCCGCGTGAAATAATCTTAGCGACTCTAATTTCTTTGCGCCTTTCTCTGCGTCTCCCCTATAAAAACTTCTTCCCAGAGT comes from Leptospira licerasiae serovar Varillal str. VAR 010 and encodes:
- a CDS encoding chemotaxis protein CheX — translated: MSLNIDPLLDEKFILTISQIFPEFLEKNLGVHAVREAFGPSKNEGLCYENCTAVEFQGEAKGRLFLAMDGYTKLKLLPKIARSFHIDPTIRSHAASIMLEFANQICAELISEMKLGRFQIDILPPENLNNKLVPIDLENLRQYILIYFLKDEDAKEYLGRIYLILLMQKY
- a CDS encoding rhomboid family intramembrane serine protease — its product is MAKRNPTSGPKLFGFSLIHPLNLVLFFNIFVWALLMMEGGRGIITYFFGLNPSLVIEKKMYWQVFTYGFLHVVGGDFFSSILHIGMNMFGLFTVGFWLCRYIGGWKFLSVYLLSQLGGGLFVLSFSYIGWKTGLVPENSIWDSYHSTTVGASGGVFGVLAAFSLMFPEARFVFPPVRAKFAPWVLIGFGFSVDAYHLFQFHSSGVMSQSFFGMMSNSGHLGGAVFGLLSLLGLQKFGGKTKTPIFVRRWERPKENQERVIVRPKNLGDPFETQIRKNRELLSQLYGISDAKEKANILEPLQAENTNLCPPGDYNPEDMFCLRCEWLQNCELRKLKRSDSQL
- a CDS encoding DUF342 domain-containing protein, producing the protein MVVSTEQTSGVSDQETSWESVFSLKVSSDNLGADLTIRPGMIKGRALSTSIVIEYLHNKDISQDRIIGDNIYGALKQLQTATSRMDFSPISFVVAQGFPPVKGEDGWVKFYHPQAQRVKIGEDGHADYRNIERYIYVKAGEKLATLFEGIPGKPGMDVFGKPIAPPPIKRPKLTIGKNVQEKGLVQENKPLVEYFATCNGAIFSTESSITVSQELQIDSNVGLGTGNINYDGNVLVKGDVEAATSIKTQGNLMVKGNVETSDLTIARDLEVSGGIKGDGKNVIKIGGHLYAKFIENAEIEVDGDVIVEGFILNSKIHSLGNVILNGSSGNLVSSTVSTYMGLTCATLGSQAELDVTVELGFHFRNEKSFQDLTKRLQVAEKEIEKVLPKVQQIKQMVHRSRGQIPEDKKEGYRKVFEEYNKQNKFIELVKQKLEVLKSSRFNTGEVQLVVRKGAYKGSIVKYRRQVEKVEKFQSAFMMRFQPGQDKAAMVAIKPQK
- a CDS encoding peptide chain release factor 3, translated to MSESAIGQNIIEEETKRRRTFAIIAHPDAGKTTLTEKLLLYGGAIQLAGAVKARKNRKAATSDWMEMEKEKGISITSAALQFEYKNHVLNLLDTPGHEDFSEDTYRTLIAADTAVMVLDAGKGVEPQTIKLFKVCRDRGIPIVTFVNKMDRPTKTMFALLDEIEKVLGIAAIPMVWPIGTGVDFSGVYNRVDKKIYTYDKTPGGSQKSAFQSSGVEDKNLDSMFEDWVLKQFREEVELVEEGIAAFSLDEFLDSKITPVFFGSAVNNFGIQLFLDHFLEIAPPPLYFPLKNGDRLDPVTTPFSGFVFKVQANMNKAHRDRIAFLRVCSGKFERGLNVNHGRLGKAVKLSSSFAFFGQDRNTVDEAYPGDIIGLVNPGTYSIGDILAIGKVPDLKPLPVFAPEIFATLSCVETGALKSFRKGIEQLAEEGILHLFTSQTVGGGLPVIGAMGQLQFEVFRRRLQDEYSAPTNINILPYQVSCWLPEEDIPKVPQGSNLVTDSLGRAALLFDSEWEKGYFQKKNPEIRLLDYPTQDVSELNQEY
- the mtnA gene encoding S-methyl-5-thioribose-1-phosphate isomerase, whose translation is MKKENLRPIFWEKEGLKLLDQRQIPGKKEWFTAQNSEDAIFAIKEMVVRGAPAIAITGLFGAVLEFKKFSKKPDYQEFQTILSKILESRPTAVNLRRAFEELSSIFPKEKYENVSLSELQQKSEEFAIHVFEEDIRNNLELAKNGVGLFPSSPTKLKIITHCNTGALATAGHGTALGVIRSLKEAGHDLTVYADETRPYLQGARLTAWELMEEGIENYLMTDSMAGWLMSSQKIDAVIVGVDRVAANGDSANKIGTYPLAVLAKYHGVPFYIAATEKSFDFKITDGSQIPIEMRTQDEVTRLNFLKNEKGEAILSEGIIAPVGVKALNPSFDVTPANLINAFITEKGIVPPDKIKEFFG
- a CDS encoding alpha/beta hydrolase family protein translates to MIRYSFQGLPFLLKYADMIDSPDSPIREEELKVSKKSSFRTKIFPGPKNSPVIYLQHGMSNRGIDDPRILTLAKHLKNTGATVYLPELTEVKGLEISDDTVPNIRSLFQEIVKIEGQAISFLSASFSAGMGMVALSGREEQKNLKSALLVGTYSDFAETLPFILSNYDVDPYAVHVLLYNYISKLEPKLSKLEEFYFEAALDNGLKRTGEGEKAPKLLKKLNQKEKDFVYSIQTDPAFRMGLVEPIFSVLPPNFILRNSPKNFLSDWKAPIALLHGSDDPVISPLESEQLFGSLGNGKEDWKVILRSKLITHGDHLPFYTQLGEIPKLAGLWGFFLKNSGL
- a CDS encoding class I SAM-dependent DNA methyltransferase translates to MKLYSELAEYYFDIEKNARKFEMETQFIDRLFRKHRVRNILDLGCGTGEHVTHFQSLGYKSRGIDSSIKMIEVAKKRYSHCKFEVGAMQSYKSQEKWDAIISLFGSFNYLLSNEEVEAALKNLEQNLKPAGIAVLEVWNAEPLRKIKRKAIGPVAQIKAKNTTIQRNRGFRLVRADQSTVVEVNYIYNLNAKEIKDKHLMRAYFLVELQRMLAKHRMEILHVYSNYNELKFKSNASRMILVLKKKSG
- a CDS encoding LIC11177 family protein, which translates into the protein MADKKKTVLPDVLMREKLQKIALNEKAKASKIVGSDKANSGDSKPEDGPGSKIYKAIDESLSDLRYYFLEGEYGSRIADLFNRNESQFDRLGITPRRFLEFARESFDRFKQLQKKMPLEPMNKKGWEYLERSLLELIGKLNEKFNK
- a CDS encoding HpcH/HpaI aldolase/citrate lyase family protein encodes the protein MSKLPHPKDALFEGEKPFPIIPACEHFAGSEKLITKALELQNKLGGLFDITMDCEDGAQTGKEKEHAEMIVRIQNSELNKHNMSGVRIHDYTNSFWKQDVDIIVPGAGNKIAYITIPKPTKASQVEEMITYIQGAAKKAGITREIPIHVLIETHGALADVDKIAALPWMQVIDFGLMDFISGHHGAIPASCMKSPGQFDHELLRRAKATCVAAALAHGVIPAHNVTLDLKNQYQTYKDAKRAHDEFGFLRMWSIYPTQIQAILDAMAPDYSEVQTSAAILVKAQDAEWGPIQHDGDLHDRATYRYFWEVLQKAKLTGIAIPEEAAKRFF
- a CDS encoding ornithine carbamoyltransferase, with translation METPKIKHLISWQDWSDAEVLDLLQFAVHVKNHRANYLGHMTGRTLAMLFQKTSTRTRVSFEVAMTEMGGHAIYLDWMTSNFLLSDIDLEAEYLSRNVSVIMARMRKHEELLQLKSGSQVPVINGCCNKFHPCQSLADILTIVMDNPKPLKELKLTYIGVHNNVVNSLIGITSALGMELTLLTPIAETENIDQETVERAKKKGTIQWETDLIRSVKNADYIYTDTWVDMEFFNDPAFADKKKERMNLMMPFQINEALLKETKAKVMHDMPIHSGYEITREVVRSPRSIIFQQAENRLDAQKAVILQLLEA